The DNA window GCACGCTCCCAACGAGGATGTAGCCAAAAAACGTGTACCTCTCCCCGAAACTCATCGCGGCTATGCCGTAGAAGAAAACCGCGAGGAATGTAAAGAAAGAAACGACGAGGGGCTTAGGCCGCATCGCCGAGCTCCTCCACGGGGAGCTTCATCCTTGCCGAGGCAAGGAGCAGAAGGACTCCGAGGATTGCCATGCTGAGGTATATCAGCATCCCCGTAGTCACGCCGTGGACGAGGACGAACATTACGTTGGGGGCCACTGCGTTGGCGGAGTTGGAGATGAGGCCGAGGGCGAAGCTGGCCTCCGGATAGATTTTCTTCGGGTACGTTGCCGGTGCCGTCGTCCAGAAGGCAGGTCCAGTTCCCTGGACTATTCCGGTAATCGCGATTCCTAGGAGTGCCAGTGTGTAGTCGTTCGCCGAGATTGCCTTCCAGACGATGAAGATTCCCGCAAAGGTCACCGCGTAGGAGAGCGTCATGACGCTTACTATGGCCTTGAAGAGACCTCTGTTGCTGGTGTTCTTGACTGAGAGGCGGTAGCCGAGGTAGCCCATTATTATGGACCAGAGTGCCATTGAGACCTCGAGCGTCATAACAAGGTTCGCAACCTGGGCATCGCTGAATTTGACGTTGTGGAGCGTGAATGAGCCGAGGGTAAAGATTATCCAGAGTGCGGGAAAGAACGTAAAGCCGAAGACCCAAGTGAAGGGCATCTTCCAGACGTTTGAGCCTGAGGAGTGCTTCCCCTTTGGAATCTCGAAGTCCTCAATGAAGAGCCACCAGAGGGCAAGCACAGCGTACATTACAACGGCCGAAACGAGGAACGCAACCTTGACGGCTCCCCAATCAGAGTAGTTGTGGGAGGCCCATTTGGCGAGGTTTATGCCATAGATTCCACCCCAGAATATGCCTGAGAGGATTATGCCCTTGGCAAAGGGCCTCTCGGCGACGAAGAGCCTTCCAATCTGGTTGCTGAAGACAGCTATGAGCGCGACTATGAAACCTTGGAAGAAGCGGAGCGCCACAACTCCACCCCAGCTCGGCATGAACGGAATCAGCAACTGCGGTATCGCCGCGAAGCTGATTATAAGGGCAACGCTCCTCTTGAAGGAGCCCTTGAACAGGCTCGTCCCACCGAGGAGGAACGCAACGAACAGACCGACGACGTAAGCGGTCTGCTGGTAGCCCATGGCCGCTTCGGTTATACCGTAGTGGTCTATCACAATCCCCGCGAACTTTTCAAGCATGTGCATGGTTCCAAAGCCCGCCGCGACGACGAGCGTGTTTAGAAGCACGGTAATCCATCTTTTCTCCATGGGTCTCCCTCCTTATAGCTTTCCAAACAGCATCAAGATGCCAAATACTATGAAGAGCGCCCCTGCGAACTTGTGGACCAGTTCGAGGGGAATGAAGTCGCCGAGCTTGTCGCCGAGAACCGCACCGATGAGGTTCACGGCGGCCAGGCCCAGAATGGCCCCCACAAACGCTACCTTCCACCCGTATTTAGCCGCGAAGGCCATGGTTGCTAGCTGGGTCTTGTCTCCCAGCTCCGCCAGGAAAATGGCAAAGAATATGGCGAGGATGCCGTCCATCGCGCCTCCCTCAAAGCTTTGAAAGTGCCTCGTTCATTCTCTCCATTGCCTCTGTGAGCTGGCTCTTCTTTGTGGCGTAGCTTATCCTTATCCAGCCCTCTCCGGCCTTGCCGAAGGCTGTTCCGGGTATGACGACAACGCCGGCGTTCTCGAGGAGCCAGTCTGCGAAGTCCTCGCTGCTCATCCCGAGCTCTGGGTCGATCTTGGCCCAGAGGTAGAAGGCGCCCTTCGGTCTGAACGGCGTGATGTGGGGCATCTTGCTGAGGTGGTGGAGAACCAGCTTCCTCCTCTCCGCGTAGGTCTGGCGCATTGCATCAAGGGCCTCCCAGCTGCGCTTGTCGCGGAGGGCGGTGATTCCTGCTATCTGAATGAAGGACGTGACGTTTCCAATGACGTAGGCGTGGAGCTTTATCATGTCCCTGATAACCTGGGTGGGTGCTATGGTGAAGCCGAGGCGCCAGCCGGTCATGGCAAAGGTCTTGGAGAAGCTGTTCGCCAGAATCGTGTTGTCCGGGGCGTATTTGATCATCGGGTAGTGCTTCGCCCCCTCGTACAGGAAGTGCTCGTAGGGCTCGTCGCTCAGGATGTAGAGGTTGTAATCCTCCGCTATGTCCGCTATGGCCTTCACCGTCTTCTTTTTAAGAACTGCACCGGTGGGGTTGTTTGGATAGTTGATAACGAGCATTCTCGTTCTCTTGGTTATGGCCTCAACAAGCTCATCGGGGTCGATCTGGAACTCGTTCTCTTCGCGGAGGGGTATCCTCAGGATGCCGGCCTCGGCGATCTTTGCGTCTTCAACATAGCAGACGAAGGCCGGGTCTGGAATGATAACGTCATCGTCCTGCTCCAGAAGGGTCTGGAACGCGAGGTAGGTGGCCTCGTAGGCACCCGCGGTGACGATTATATCATTGGGGGAGATATCAACCTTGTAGTGGGTCTTGTAGTACTCAGCTATCGCTTCACGGAACTCGGGGATGCCCGCGTTGGGGGTGTAGTGGGTGTATCCCTCATCTATCGCCCTCTTCGCGGCCTCCTTTATGACGTCGGGGGTGTCAAAATCTGGCTCTCCTATTCCAAGGGAGATAACGTTTTCCATCTTCTTTGCCTTTTCGAAGAGCTCCCTAATCTTTGAGCGCTGGATGAGGTTTATTCTGCCCGCAAGGAAGTATTTGCGTTTTTTATATCTCATGAGGACATCACCTCAGGCAGTCGGGAATGATGGAGGGATTTTATAAACCTATCCACCATAAAGCACGTGAATGGCCATTGGCTGCCTATAAAACTTCAACGAGAGCCGCCTTTTCAAAAAATCTTTTCGATTTTTCTGCCCCGCAGTCGGTCATGGGCAGCTCCTCCAGGTTCAGCTCCGCAAGAATCCCCCCTGCCCTATTGCGGCTTCCAAAGACCACCAGGTAATTCTCTCCATCCCTGACGCCGTGCTTTGCTATTGCATCTTTTATCTGGAGTGTTCCGGCGAGGCGGAGGAGGAGTTCGCCGCCGAGGGTTCTGGCATGGTTGGTGCCCCTCTCAAATGAACGGAGCGCTAAAAGCGCCGCAAACGCCACTTCTTCCCAGCATTCGCCGTTCACTATCTGAAAGTCACCGCCTATCAAGGGTATGAGTTCCCCGGCATTTTTTACGAATATTTTCGTGATGTGGAGATTTTCCGTTATTTCTTTCATCGGGCCACCCCATCCCCGGTGGATTCTTCGACGTTAAAACCCTTTCTGAGCCCTTCCTATGGGGTTATTTATGAATTTTTCGTAAATCCAAGATTTTCAAAAAATTTTTTGAAAATCATATTATCATGATAATATTAAGTAAGCGCAAAGTATTTAACTAATTAAATCACTATTTATCCCAGCGGCTTGCTGAACTGGGTGGTGCAGGGATGACCAAAATGCGTATCATCAGTGTACAGCTCCCTCAGGGACTGATCAACGCCATGGATCAGCTCGTTAGAAAGGGAGTCTATCCCAACAGGAGTGAGATAATCAGAGAGGCCATCCGCGAGCTTTTGAAGAAGGAGCTTTATCAGCTTGAGACGGGAGAACGCTCAACGCCTGAGTACATCCTAAAATAAGCCGCTGAAATCAATGTTAAAATCAAAATCCCGCAATAGTCAAACCTAAATTGGGGGTTGGGGCAATGGTATTTAAACTCTTAGAACAGGCCGGAATAAAACTCGATCTGGACGATGGGCCGAGAGCAGCGCAGGTTGATGGGTTCTCCGACGAGAACCTGGAGGATCTCATAAAGATCGTCATCGTCGGTGTTGGCGGTTCTGGAAACAACACGATAACCAGACTCTACGAGCTTGGCGTCCAGGGCGCGGAGCTCATAGCCATGAACACTGACGCCCAGCACCTTGCCAGGACGAAAGCTCACAGGAAGCTTCTCCTCGGTAAGGAGATAACGCAGGGCAAGGGCTCGGGCG is part of the Thermococcus celericrescens genome and encodes:
- a CDS encoding MFS transporter, which encodes MEKRWITVLLNTLVVAAGFGTMHMLEKFAGIVIDHYGITEAAMGYQQTAYVVGLFVAFLLGGTSLFKGSFKRSVALIISFAAIPQLLIPFMPSWGGVVALRFFQGFIVALIAVFSNQIGRLFVAERPFAKGIILSGIFWGGIYGINLAKWASHNYSDWGAVKVAFLVSAVVMYAVLALWWLFIEDFEIPKGKHSSGSNVWKMPFTWVFGFTFFPALWIIFTLGSFTLHNVKFSDAQVANLVMTLEVSMALWSIIMGYLGYRLSVKNTSNRGLFKAIVSVMTLSYAVTFAGIFIVWKAISANDYTLALLGIAITGIVQGTGPAFWTTAPATYPKKIYPEASFALGLISNSANAVAPNVMFVLVHGVTTGMLIYLSMAILGVLLLLASARMKLPVEELGDAA
- a CDS encoding ribbon-helix-helix domain-containing protein, whose translation is MTKMRIISVQLPQGLINAMDQLVRKGVYPNRSEIIREAIRELLKKELYQLETGERSTPEYILK
- the cgi121 gene encoding KEOPS complex subunit Cgi121 gives rise to the protein MKEITENLHITKIFVKNAGELIPLIGGDFQIVNGECWEEVAFAALLALRSFERGTNHARTLGGELLLRLAGTLQIKDAIAKHGVRDGENYLVVFGSRNRAGGILAELNLEELPMTDCGAEKSKRFFEKAALVEVL
- a CDS encoding TMEM165/GDT1 family protein → MDGILAIFFAIFLAELGDKTQLATMAFAAKYGWKVAFVGAILGLAAVNLIGAVLGDKLGDFIPLELVHKFAGALFIVFGILMLFGKL
- a CDS encoding pyridoxal phosphate-dependent aminotransferase — its product is MRYKKRKYFLAGRINLIQRSKIRELFEKAKKMENVISLGIGEPDFDTPDVIKEAAKRAIDEGYTHYTPNAGIPEFREAIAEYYKTHYKVDISPNDIIVTAGAYEATYLAFQTLLEQDDDVIIPDPAFVCYVEDAKIAEAGILRIPLREENEFQIDPDELVEAITKRTRMLVINYPNNPTGAVLKKKTVKAIADIAEDYNLYILSDEPYEHFLYEGAKHYPMIKYAPDNTILANSFSKTFAMTGWRLGFTIAPTQVIRDMIKLHAYVIGNVTSFIQIAGITALRDKRSWEALDAMRQTYAERRKLVLHHLSKMPHITPFRPKGAFYLWAKIDPELGMSSEDFADWLLENAGVVVIPGTAFGKAGEGWIRISYATKKSQLTEAMERMNEALSKL